A portion of the uncultured Draconibacterium sp. genome contains these proteins:
- a CDS encoding sugar porter family MFS transporter: MQKLNTRYIFTISMVSAMGGLLFGYDWVVIGGAKPFYEQFFHISQSPFLQGWAMSCALLGCLLGALTSGAFSDRLGRKKLLIFSAFLFTLSAIGTGASNNFTPFIIYRILGGIGIGLASNLSPMYIAEVSPAAMRGKFVSLNQLTIVIGILGAQIANWQIAQPVPEGAMAADILASWNGQMAWRWMFWAETLPAGAFFLLMFIVPESPRWLAKNGNENKVLSILSKIGGEEYAKKEYKSIHENLVHDEGRVNLKFLNSPGMRKILLIGIVVAAFQQWCGINVIFNYAQEVFAAAGYGVSDTLFNIVVTGSVNLVFTFVAIYTVDKLGRRALMIIGSAGLAGIYALMGAGYYFHVTGWPLLLLVVLGIACYAMSLAPVTWVVLSEIFPNRIRGAAMSFATASLWIASFLLTYTFPLLNSAFGASGTFWLYGIICAAGLLFIYKRLPETKGKSLEEIEEEILG, encoded by the coding sequence ATGCAAAAATTAAACACAAGGTACATATTTACGATCTCAATGGTTTCGGCCATGGGAGGTCTCCTTTTCGGATATGATTGGGTAGTAATTGGCGGTGCCAAACCATTCTACGAGCAGTTTTTCCACATCAGCCAAAGTCCTTTTTTACAGGGCTGGGCCATGAGTTGCGCACTGCTTGGATGTTTGCTCGGAGCACTAACTTCAGGTGCTTTTAGCGACCGGTTAGGACGAAAAAAACTACTGATATTTTCAGCTTTTCTGTTTACGCTCTCCGCAATAGGTACCGGGGCCTCAAACAACTTTACTCCATTTATTATTTACCGTATTTTGGGTGGAATCGGCATCGGACTGGCTTCCAATTTATCGCCAATGTATATTGCAGAAGTATCGCCTGCTGCAATGCGCGGAAAGTTTGTATCACTAAACCAGCTGACCATTGTAATCGGGATTTTGGGAGCACAGATTGCCAACTGGCAAATAGCTCAACCTGTTCCGGAAGGAGCAATGGCTGCAGATATTCTGGCATCGTGGAACGGACAAATGGCATGGCGCTGGATGTTTTGGGCCGAGACTTTACCGGCAGGAGCATTTTTCCTGCTGATGTTTATTGTGCCTGAAAGTCCGAGGTGGCTGGCTAAAAATGGCAACGAGAATAAAGTACTGAGTATTCTCTCGAAAATTGGTGGCGAAGAGTACGCTAAAAAGGAATATAAAAGTATCCACGAAAACCTTGTACACGACGAAGGTCGGGTGAATTTAAAATTCCTGAATTCGCCGGGTATGCGAAAAATACTGTTGATCGGTATTGTTGTTGCCGCTTTTCAGCAGTGGTGCGGTATCAACGTTATCTTCAATTATGCACAAGAGGTTTTTGCAGCTGCCGGTTATGGTGTTTCCGATACGCTTTTCAATATTGTGGTAACAGGAAGTGTAAACCTCGTTTTCACCTTCGTTGCCATATATACGGTTGACAAATTAGGACGTCGGGCTTTGATGATTATTGGTTCAGCCGGACTGGCCGGAATTTATGCTTTAATGGGCGCCGGATATTATTTCCATGTAACAGGTTGGCCATTATTGCTGTTGGTAGTTTTAGGAATCGCATGTTACGCCATGTCATTGGCTCCGGTTACCTGGGTAGTACTTTCCGAAATATTCCCGAATCGTATTCGTGGTGCTGCCATGTCGTTTGCAACAGCATCGTTGTGGATTGCCAGTTTCCTTTTAACCTACACATTCCCGTTGCTAAATTCAGCATTTGGCGCCTCAGGTACATTCTGGTTATACGGAATTATCTGTGCTGCAGGACTGCTGTTTATATACAAACGATTGCCTGAAACTAAAGGTAAATCATTGGAAGAAATTGAAGAGGAAATATTGGGCTAA
- a CDS encoding sugar-binding domain-containing protein: MKNFIYILLFLVLCSCSSETTKTIDLSGEWQFRMDTLNTGIHEKWFSQDFSEHVNLPGSMVENGKGFDITLDTKWIGGIQNPEWYKDPNYAPYFDPDNIRFPFWLQPLKKYTGAAWYQKTVTVPEEYVGKPLFLNLERPHWQSAVWINGEEVGNQNSLGTPHVYQIDSFVKAGENKISIQIDNRTDKIDVGINSHSISDHTQSNWNGIVGDLKLQVRNDIYFSRVDVFSNVESRSIDVKCTLVNSTSEEQEISIPVFAQLKNSEVKTAQEIYNFKVTPGNNDVEMQYSLGDDALLWDEFNPNVYQLSVQLKSTSGTDEVSEDFGLRDFKAEGSQFSINGRPVFLRGTLDCAAFPKTGYPPTGPDYWRKIYKQVKEHGLNHVRFHSWCPPEAAFEVADEMGVYLQVECGSWANQSTELGSGFPVDEYVWEESRRIVKEYGNHPSFVMMTYGNEPGGAGYTAYLSKFVNYWKKEDTRRQYTSAAGWPVIDANQYHNIPGPRVQGWAEELRSIINAEAPKTDYDWLKKLPGDGKPVVSHEIGQWCVYPNFKEIEKYTGVLKAKNFELFRESLTAHHMGELADSFLMASGKLQALCYKADIEAALRTPGFAGFQLLGLYDFPGQGTALVGVLDAFWEEKGYISPEEFSAFCNTTVPLARLDKRIFTEGETMNAKIEVAHFGEAPLKGVNPAWKIAENNEVVAEGALGQRDIEIGNAISLGEVDYQFQQKNTPRKLTLSVSIGEFTNAWDIWVYPKNKEIISNEVKVVETLNNSTIEYLRNGGKVLLSLGKGKVSPEMGGTVGVGFSSIFWNTAWTDGQKPHTLGILCNPDHPALKYFPTEYHSNWQWWDAMSHADAVQLDAFQAELKPIVRIIDDWVSNRRLALLFEAKVGEGSLIISGADLINNIDKRPEAGQLKRSVISYMESSEFHPTEELSLSQVQSILK, from the coding sequence GTGAAGAATTTTATATACATACTGCTGTTTTTGGTGCTGTGCTCATGTAGTTCTGAAACTACAAAAACCATTGATTTAAGTGGTGAGTGGCAGTTTCGTATGGATACGCTGAATACAGGAATCCATGAAAAATGGTTTTCTCAGGATTTTTCGGAGCATGTAAATCTTCCCGGTTCGATGGTTGAAAATGGAAAAGGTTTCGATATTACACTCGATACCAAATGGATCGGTGGAATTCAAAATCCGGAATGGTACAAAGATCCTAATTATGCACCCTATTTCGATCCTGATAATATCCGGTTTCCTTTTTGGCTGCAGCCTTTAAAAAAGTATACAGGAGCGGCATGGTACCAGAAAACGGTTACTGTTCCTGAAGAGTATGTTGGAAAGCCTCTTTTCCTGAATCTCGAACGTCCGCACTGGCAGTCGGCTGTTTGGATAAATGGTGAAGAAGTTGGAAATCAAAACAGTCTTGGCACGCCGCATGTGTATCAAATTGACAGCTTTGTTAAGGCGGGCGAGAATAAAATCAGTATTCAAATTGATAACCGGACGGATAAAATTGATGTCGGTATAAACTCGCACAGTATTTCAGATCATACTCAATCAAATTGGAATGGTATTGTTGGAGACCTAAAACTTCAGGTTCGAAACGATATATATTTCAGCCGGGTTGATGTGTTTTCTAACGTGGAATCACGAAGCATTGATGTAAAATGTACGCTTGTTAATTCTACCTCAGAAGAACAAGAAATTAGCATCCCGGTTTTTGCTCAACTGAAAAACAGTGAGGTAAAGACTGCCCAAGAAATATATAATTTTAAAGTTACTCCCGGCAATAATGATGTTGAAATGCAGTATTCGTTGGGAGATGACGCATTGTTGTGGGATGAATTTAATCCAAATGTTTATCAGCTTTCAGTTCAGCTAAAATCGACTTCGGGAACTGATGAAGTTTCAGAAGATTTTGGACTGCGTGATTTCAAAGCCGAAGGATCGCAGTTTTCGATAAATGGAAGGCCTGTATTTTTAAGAGGAACTCTGGATTGTGCAGCTTTCCCAAAAACTGGCTACCCGCCAACAGGACCCGACTACTGGAGGAAAATCTATAAACAAGTAAAGGAGCACGGTTTAAATCATGTACGTTTTCACTCGTGGTGCCCGCCTGAAGCCGCTTTTGAAGTGGCCGACGAAATGGGTGTTTATCTACAGGTTGAATGTGGATCATGGGCAAATCAAAGCACCGAGCTTGGTAGTGGATTTCCGGTTGATGAATACGTTTGGGAAGAAAGCAGGCGCATTGTAAAAGAATATGGCAACCATCCGTCGTTTGTGATGATGACTTACGGAAATGAGCCCGGTGGAGCGGGATACACTGCTTACCTAAGCAAATTTGTGAATTATTGGAAAAAGGAAGATACACGCAGACAATACACCAGCGCTGCCGGATGGCCGGTTATCGATGCCAATCAATATCATAATATCCCGGGGCCACGTGTGCAGGGATGGGCTGAAGAGCTTCGAAGTATTATAAATGCCGAAGCGCCGAAAACAGATTACGACTGGTTAAAGAAATTGCCCGGCGATGGCAAGCCTGTTGTAAGTCACGAGATTGGACAATGGTGTGTTTACCCGAATTTCAAAGAAATAGAAAAATATACAGGCGTACTAAAAGCGAAAAACTTTGAGTTATTCCGCGAGAGTTTAACCGCTCATCACATGGGAGAGCTGGCTGATAGCTTTTTAATGGCATCCGGAAAACTACAGGCGCTTTGTTACAAAGCTGATATTGAAGCTGCGTTGCGCACTCCCGGTTTTGCGGGATTTCAGTTGCTTGGTTTATACGATTTTCCGGGTCAGGGCACTGCGCTTGTTGGTGTGCTCGACGCGTTTTGGGAAGAGAAGGGCTACATTTCTCCGGAAGAGTTTAGTGCTTTCTGTAACACAACTGTTCCGTTGGCACGATTGGATAAACGTATTTTCACAGAAGGCGAGACTATGAACGCCAAAATTGAAGTAGCACACTTTGGTGAAGCTCCGTTAAAAGGCGTAAATCCTGCCTGGAAGATTGCTGAAAACAATGAAGTTGTGGCAGAAGGAGCGCTCGGTCAACGTGATATTGAAATCGGAAATGCCATTTCATTAGGTGAAGTTGATTACCAATTTCAACAAAAAAATACCCCTCGAAAACTGACTTTGTCCGTATCGATCGGCGAATTTACAAACGCCTGGGATATTTGGGTTTATCCTAAAAACAAGGAAATTATTAGTAATGAAGTTAAGGTGGTTGAAACCTTAAATAACAGCACCATTGAATACCTGCGAAATGGAGGCAAAGTATTGCTGAGTCTTGGAAAGGGAAAAGTTTCTCCGGAAATGGGGGGAACAGTTGGTGTAGGTTTCTCAAGTATCTTTTGGAATACAGCCTGGACCGATGGACAAAAACCTCATACGCTGGGAATTTTGTGTAATCCTGATCATCCGGCATTGAAGTATTTTCCAACTGAATACCATTCAAACTGGCAGTGGTGGGATGCAATGAGTCATGCCGATGCCGTGCAGCTTGATGCGTTTCAGGCAGAACTAAAACCCATTGTCCGCATTATCGACGATTGGGTGAGTAATCGCAGGCTGGCTTTGCTTTTCGAAGCAAAAGTGGGCGAGGGCAGTTTAATCATCAGTGGTGCTGATCTAATAAATAATATTGATAAAAGACCGGAAGCCGGTCAGCTAAAAAGGAGTGTAATCTCATATATGGAAAGCTCGGAGTTTCATCCAACGGAAGAGCTAAGTTTATCACAAGTTCAATCGATTTTAAAATAG
- a CDS encoding DUF5107 domain-containing protein, giving the protein MNAKVKAEIKKLMIPTYELGKSEINPVFFEKRVYQGSSGKVYPVPFIDKVYDHKVDRNYQAATLENEFVKLVMLPEIGGRIFEAQDKTNNDYNFFYQQKVIKPALVGLAGPWISGGVEFNWPQHHRPGTYLPTDVYIEEEADGARTIWMSEYDPMYRLKGMHGIRIRPNSALVELRGRLFNRTPLTQNFLWWANVAVEVHKDYQSFFPPDVHYVADHAVRAQSSFPFAENDYYGIPYHERPGRNDLRNYNNIPVPTSYMVCDTKYDFFGGYDFKEDGGFIHVANRHIAPGKKQWTWGSEDFGRAWDRELTDEGGPYFELMAGVYTDNQPDFTYLLPYETKTFSQFWWSYKKLGPVQNANKDLAIRFEIQQGNKLDLGVASSRKFENLKFILVIGNEKQVFENKAVSPENPWKDNTIQFEAGQENSISLIVVDEQGKELIAYHHREVPKERNRKLAFEPKQPEEIESANELELIGEHLELYRHPTRYPEPYWKEAIKKDPKSYKSYIALGRVELKNGKFAEAEKNFRTAIDIMTTYHPNPASGEAHYFCGLACSFQGRKEEAYALFYKSTWNFEWRSAAYYQLATLDCLKADYETALEHLEASLDTNRQNNKAYILKAVILKNQGDKDAAKTVLAELYKTDALDQWAKFELATLSGDYTDFIASSRNDAQTIIDIAFDYAEAGFYQEAIAVIKLHHKNEIPECAVPNPMAKAVMTEFVLAWLNELNGNSAVAGEILNKTKSASCDYVFPSRVYEQLVLEWALKIDKENTVAAFGLGNYYFNLKRHKDAINVWQQAADAKSNYGTLYRNLGIAYWNTFEDGEKARKAFLKAVELAPEDMRVRYEFDQLRKKLNDDPKERLEDLLAIKDQIITRDDFSVELAALYNFNGEYNYAMHLLKNRNFHPWEGGEGQVLRQFTYACLKLGQQALKDGDAETALAWFQKSMDTPDNLGEKYHPLQAVAHINYWKGMALKALGKTEEANEHFLASTNEEGDFIDMAVSAYSELSYYKALSLNELGKTKEAQQLLTEIGKFGEAKLQEKAQIDYFATSLPLLLVFEDDIQKRNTIDAKYLIALAQIGLGDMKNAETNLKDVLTLNSMHVGAKDLLEQISANVLG; this is encoded by the coding sequence ATGAATGCTAAGGTAAAGGCAGAAATAAAGAAATTGATGATCCCGACCTACGAATTGGGAAAATCAGAAATTAACCCCGTATTCTTTGAAAAACGAGTTTACCAGGGATCATCGGGTAAAGTGTATCCGGTGCCGTTTATCGATAAGGTTTACGATCATAAGGTAGATCGGAATTACCAGGCAGCAACACTCGAAAACGAGTTTGTGAAACTGGTGATGTTACCGGAAATCGGCGGACGAATTTTCGAAGCGCAAGACAAAACAAATAACGATTATAACTTTTTCTACCAGCAAAAAGTGATTAAACCGGCATTGGTTGGTTTGGCCGGTCCCTGGATTAGCGGAGGTGTGGAGTTTAACTGGCCACAGCACCACCGTCCGGGAACATATCTGCCAACGGATGTATACATTGAAGAGGAAGCCGATGGTGCACGGACAATCTGGATGTCGGAATACGACCCGATGTACCGATTGAAAGGGATGCACGGAATTCGTATTCGTCCTAACAGTGCTTTGGTTGAATTGCGCGGACGTTTGTTTAACCGCACGCCGCTAACTCAAAACTTTTTGTGGTGGGCAAACGTGGCTGTTGAGGTGCACAAAGATTACCAAAGCTTTTTCCCGCCCGATGTGCATTATGTGGCCGACCACGCTGTGCGCGCACAAAGTAGTTTCCCGTTTGCCGAAAACGATTATTACGGCATTCCTTATCATGAAAGACCGGGCAGAAACGATTTGCGGAATTACAACAATATTCCTGTGCCAACCAGCTACATGGTTTGCGATACGAAATACGATTTCTTTGGAGGTTACGACTTTAAAGAAGACGGTGGTTTTATTCACGTGGCGAATCGTCATATTGCGCCGGGTAAAAAACAATGGACCTGGGGAAGTGAAGATTTTGGCCGTGCCTGGGATCGCGAACTGACCGATGAAGGCGGCCCGTATTTCGAGTTGATGGCTGGTGTTTACACCGATAATCAGCCCGATTTTACCTACTTGCTTCCTTATGAAACAAAAACATTCTCGCAATTCTGGTGGAGCTACAAAAAACTGGGTCCGGTACAGAATGCTAACAAAGATCTGGCGATCCGTTTTGAGATTCAGCAAGGAAATAAACTGGACTTGGGAGTGGCTTCAAGCCGTAAATTCGAGAATCTGAAGTTTATCCTGGTAATCGGAAACGAAAAGCAGGTATTTGAAAATAAAGCCGTTTCTCCTGAAAATCCATGGAAAGACAATACGATTCAATTTGAAGCCGGACAGGAGAATTCAATTTCGTTGATTGTTGTTGATGAGCAAGGAAAAGAGTTGATTGCTTACCATCATCGCGAAGTTCCGAAAGAACGCAACCGCAAGCTGGCATTTGAGCCAAAACAACCGGAGGAAATTGAAAGTGCCAACGAACTGGAATTGATTGGCGAACACCTGGAGTTGTATCGTCACCCGACCCGTTACCCGGAACCGTACTGGAAAGAAGCGATTAAAAAAGATCCGAAGAGCTACAAATCATACATCGCTTTAGGCCGCGTTGAGCTTAAAAACGGCAAGTTCGCCGAAGCTGAAAAGAACTTCAGAACTGCCATTGATATTATGACCACTTATCATCCAAACCCGGCATCGGGCGAGGCGCATTATTTCTGTGGTCTGGCTTGTTCTTTCCAGGGGCGAAAAGAAGAGGCGTATGCATTATTTTACAAATCAACCTGGAATTTTGAGTGGCGTTCAGCAGCCTATTATCAGCTGGCAACGCTCGATTGTCTGAAGGCTGACTACGAAACAGCTTTGGAACATTTGGAGGCATCGTTGGATACAAACCGTCAGAATAACAAAGCTTACATTTTAAAAGCTGTGATTCTGAAAAATCAGGGCGATAAAGACGCTGCAAAAACTGTGTTGGCAGAATTGTACAAAACCGATGCGCTTGATCAATGGGCAAAATTCGAATTGGCAACATTATCCGGAGATTACACTGATTTTATCGCGTCGTCAAGAAACGATGCACAAACCATAATAGACATTGCCTTTGATTATGCCGAAGCCGGTTTTTATCAGGAAGCAATTGCGGTAATCAAGCTGCATCATAAAAATGAAATTCCGGAATGTGCAGTGCCAAATCCAATGGCAAAAGCGGTGATGACAGAGTTCGTTTTGGCTTGGCTAAACGAATTAAATGGAAATAGTGCTGTTGCCGGCGAAATTCTGAACAAAACAAAATCAGCTTCCTGCGATTATGTATTCCCATCGCGCGTTTACGAGCAGTTGGTGCTGGAGTGGGCTTTAAAGATCGACAAAGAAAATACAGTGGCTGCCTTTGGTTTGGGTAACTATTATTTCAACCTGAAACGACACAAAGACGCCATTAACGTTTGGCAACAAGCTGCCGATGCAAAAAGCAATTACGGCACTTTATACCGTAATTTGGGAATTGCTTACTGGAACACTTTCGAAGACGGCGAAAAAGCCAGAAAAGCTTTCTTAAAAGCTGTTGAACTGGCGCCGGAAGATATGCGCGTTCGTTATGAATTTGATCAGTTACGTAAAAAATTGAACGATGATCCGAAAGAACGTTTAGAGGATTTACTGGCTATAAAAGATCAGATTATTACTCGCGATGATTTCTCTGTGGAACTGGCTGCCTTGTATAATTTTAACGGCGAATACAACTATGCCATGCATTTGCTGAAAAACAGAAATTTCCATCCGTGGGAAGGTGGCGAAGGTCAGGTTTTACGACAGTTCACTTATGCTTGTTTAAAATTAGGACAACAAGCGTTGAAAGACGGAGATGCTGAAACCGCTTTGGCCTGGTTCCAGAAATCGATGGATACGCCGGATAATCTTGGTGAGAAATACCATCCGTTACAGGCTGTTGCACACATCAATTACTGGAAAGGAATGGCACTAAAAGCGCTTGGTAAAACAGAAGAAGCAAACGAACATTTCCTTGCAAGTACCAACGAGGAAGGTGATTTTATAGATATGGCAGTAAGTGCTTATTCTGAGTTGTCGTACTATAAAGCATTGTCGCTAAACGAATTGGGGAAAACCAAAGAGGCTCAGCAATTATTAACCGAAATCGGGAAATTTGGAGAAGCCAAGCTGCAGGAAAAGGCTCAGATTGATTATTTTGCTACCTCATTGCCACTGTTGCTGGTATTTGAAGACGATATTCAAAAGCGAAATACAATTGATGCCAAATATTTAATTGCACTGGCACAAATTGGACTGGGAGATATGAAAAATGCAGAAACGAATCTGAAAGATGTATTGACGTTGAATTCGATGCATGTTGGAGCGAAAGACTTATTGGAGCAGATTTCTGCGAACGTTTTAGGTTAA
- a CDS encoding sugar-binding domain-containing protein encodes MKSILNYLLIVAIAILAACTKPEVTEIDLAGEWAVKLDSTNVGMSEGWAEQTLDGMPVQLPGTLDDAGIGKTNTQKPVMDNSVMWGLTRKHQYIGKAWYQKEVTIPSNWEGKNIELELERVIWQSQVFIDGNLVDKQESLIASHRHNLSLSLTPGKHVITVLIDNSDIYPLINVQSDKYPDPINQDLAHAYTNHTQIKWNGVIGDIKLTASATGKIEDLQVYSNVAEGTIKATFKDLTNAENLTYQILTTAGEVVAEGVIDRGDEAITLQKPEGVELWDEFNPNLYDFKVTAGSLNATARFGYSQVAKDGGVLTLNGKRIFLRGNLECVIFPLTGHPPMEKEDWAKLISQAKAYGLNHLRFHSWCPPTAAFEAADEAGFYYQVELPHWSLKFGEDKKTTQFLLNEADRILSDYGNHPSFVLMALGNELEGDADLLNSTVADLRAKDKRHLYMTTTYSFQYPLGTIAQPEDDFFVTQKTDAGWIRGQGIFNEQYPNFNEDYTATSEHVPVPLISHEIGQYSVYPDMSEIEKYTGVLKPLNFMAVRSELEKNGLLELADKFTYASGKLAAILYKEEIERALKTPAFDGFQLLQLQDFPGQGTALVGLLNAFWESKGVISAEEFRQFNAEVVPLIRFEKAVYEDGETFNASLEVANFFKEMNGQTLDWSIVNEAGETVHSGTQNNIDLLLGNNVNLGNIEFKVNADKAEKLMINVALKGTDYKNSWPIWVYPKEVKISSDKVVITTSLQKAKQELEKGNTVLLNPDYKNLKGIAGRFVPVFWSPVHFPNQPSSMGLLMDENHAAFSDFPTSEYTEWQWWDLCLKSKSLIVDDLDVTPIVRVIDNFVTNHHLTNVFETKVGEGKLVYSSIDLMSNLDERPVARQLRSSLLQYMESAAFNPSGSVAIDELDFTDTTTKKQFEASDIYND; translated from the coding sequence ATGAAGTCGATATTGAATTATTTATTAATTGTTGCAATAGCAATTTTGGCAGCTTGTACAAAGCCTGAAGTTACGGAAATAGACCTGGCAGGAGAGTGGGCCGTAAAACTCGACTCCACAAATGTTGGAATGAGTGAAGGCTGGGCAGAACAAACGCTGGATGGCATGCCAGTTCAATTGCCCGGTACACTCGATGATGCCGGAATTGGAAAAACGAATACGCAGAAACCGGTAATGGACAATAGTGTAATGTGGGGACTAACTCGCAAACATCAGTACATTGGAAAGGCATGGTATCAGAAAGAAGTTACGATTCCATCAAACTGGGAAGGCAAAAACATTGAATTGGAACTGGAGCGTGTAATCTGGCAATCGCAGGTTTTTATTGATGGCAATCTGGTCGATAAACAAGAGAGTTTAATTGCATCGCATCGTCATAATTTAAGTTTGTCACTCACTCCGGGAAAACATGTGATAACAGTGCTTATCGACAATTCAGATATTTATCCTCTGATTAATGTCCAAAGCGACAAATACCCCGATCCGATTAATCAGGATCTCGCGCATGCATACACTAATCACACGCAAATTAAATGGAACGGTGTAATCGGCGATATTAAATTGACCGCATCTGCAACCGGTAAAATTGAGGATTTGCAGGTGTATTCAAACGTTGCAGAAGGAACGATAAAAGCTACTTTTAAGGATCTCACCAATGCTGAAAATCTGACTTATCAGATTCTGACAACAGCAGGAGAAGTTGTTGCCGAAGGCGTAATAGATAGAGGTGACGAAGCAATTACGCTGCAAAAACCGGAAGGTGTGGAACTTTGGGATGAATTCAATCCAAATTTATATGATTTTAAGGTGACTGCAGGAAGTTTAAATGCCACTGCACGATTTGGTTACAGCCAGGTTGCGAAAGATGGTGGAGTGCTTACATTAAATGGCAAGCGAATCTTTTTGCGCGGCAACCTCGAGTGTGTGATTTTTCCGTTAACCGGTCATCCGCCGATGGAAAAGGAGGATTGGGCCAAGCTGATTTCGCAGGCAAAAGCTTATGGTTTAAATCACCTGCGTTTTCACTCATGGTGTCCGCCCACTGCAGCATTTGAAGCTGCCGACGAAGCCGGATTTTATTACCAGGTGGAATTGCCTCATTGGAGCTTGAAGTTTGGAGAAGATAAAAAAACGACTCAGTTTTTATTAAACGAAGCCGACCGGATTTTGAGCGATTACGGAAATCATCCGTCGTTTGTTTTAATGGCTTTGGGCAACGAACTGGAAGGCGATGCCGATTTGCTGAATTCGACAGTAGCAGATTTGCGTGCAAAAGACAAGCGTCATTTATACATGACAACAACTTACTCGTTTCAGTACCCACTGGGAACAATTGCGCAGCCGGAAGATGACTTTTTTGTAACCCAGAAAACCGATGCCGGCTGGATTCGCGGACAAGGTATTTTTAACGAACAGTATCCAAATTTTAATGAAGACTATACCGCTACAAGCGAGCATGTGCCGGTGCCTTTAATTTCGCACGAAATCGGACAATATTCGGTTTATCCCGATATGTCGGAGATTGAGAAATACACAGGCGTTCTGAAGCCGCTCAACTTTATGGCAGTTCGAAGCGAACTGGAAAAAAACGGTTTATTGGAACTGGCTGATAAGTTTACATATGCATCCGGGAAACTGGCAGCAATTCTATATAAAGAAGAGATTGAACGTGCTTTAAAAACACCAGCATTTGATGGATTTCAGTTGTTGCAGTTGCAGGATTTTCCCGGACAGGGAACGGCTTTGGTTGGTTTACTGAATGCATTCTGGGAATCGAAAGGAGTGATTAGTGCCGAGGAATTCCGTCAGTTTAATGCTGAAGTGGTTCCACTCATTCGTTTTGAAAAAGCTGTTTATGAAGATGGTGAAACATTTAACGCATCGCTGGAGGTTGCCAACTTTTTTAAGGAAATGAATGGACAAACACTGGACTGGTCAATTGTTAACGAAGCAGGCGAAACGGTGCATTCGGGAACTCAAAACAATATCGATTTACTTTTGGGTAACAATGTCAATTTGGGTAATATTGAGTTCAAAGTTAACGCTGATAAAGCTGAAAAGTTAATGATCAATGTTGCTTTAAAAGGTACCGACTATAAAAACAGCTGGCCAATTTGGGTGTATCCGAAAGAGGTAAAAATTAGCTCTGACAAAGTAGTTATAACAACATCGTTACAGAAAGCAAAGCAAGAACTGGAGAAAGGAAATACAGTGTTGCTAAATCCGGATTATAAAAATCTAAAAGGTATTGCCGGTCGCTTTGTACCGGTGTTCTGGAGCCCTGTGCATTTCCCGAACCAACCGAGCTCAATGGGATTGTTAATGGATGAAAACCATGCCGCATTTAGCGATTTCCCAACCAGTGAATATACCGAATGGCAATGGTGGGATTTGTGTCTAAAATCAAAATCGCTGATTGTTGATGATTTGGATGTAACACCTATTGTACGTGTGATTGATAACTTTGTAACAAACCATCACCTGACCAATGTTTTTGAAACAAAAGTGGGAGAGGGTAAACTGGTGTATTCTTCCATCGATTTGATGAGTAATCTCGACGAACGCCCTGTCGCACGTCAGCTACGTTCGAGTTTATTGCAATACATGGAGAGTGCCGCTTTTAATCCCTCTGGTTCTGTTGCTATTGATGAGCTTGATTTTACAGATACCACAACTAAAAAACAATTTGAAGCTTCGGATATTTATAACGATTAG